In Bombus huntii isolate Logan2020A chromosome 11, iyBomHunt1.1, whole genome shotgun sequence, the sequence AGTCAAAGAGCTTCAAAGCAAATCTGCGATAAAAATCCAGATTACAGAATGTAAAACCAATAGTAAATCTGAAGATAGTAAAGAAAAGGATGCTCAGAGAAAGTATGAAACGTATTATGACTTTAGTGCAAACACAAAATACATTAAACCTCATCAGATATTGGCTATTAATCGTGGGGAAGCGCaaaaatttcttactgtaaaAATGATCATTCCTGACTTTTTCGAAAATGGATTTAAAGCACACTGTTATAAACAATATAACGCAGCTATCACAGCATCTAAATTACATTCTAAATTATTAAACGACAGTATTAACTATGCTTATACAAAGCTGATAAAACCCTTAGTAATACGTAGAGTGAGAAGcgaaatgaaacaaaaagCAGAGACAGCATCTATAGAAGTTTTCGTAACTAACGTTAAACAGTTGCTTCTTACTCCACCTGTACGAGGAAAGATCATACTTGCTATAGATCCAGGATTTTCGCACGGTTGTAAATTAGCGGTAATCTCTGAACAGGGTGATGTACTTGAAACAGATGTAATTTATCCACACACAAAGGGGAAAAAATCTTATAATGAATCAGCCGATGTTTTGGTAGCTTTAGTGACGAAATATAAGGCTACAATTTTAGCGTTGGGCAATGCTACAGCTTGTAGAGAAACTGAAATGTTTCTAAACAAGTTAATTAAGTCCAATGCATTCGGATCGATCGAGGTTTCGTACACGATAGTTGACGAAGCCGGAGCATCGATTTACAGCTGTGGTCCCGAAGCAAAATCCGAGTTCCCGGACCTCGACACGAATTTAATCTCTGCTATTTCTATAGCGAGACGTCTACAAGATCCACTTGCTGAATTAGTAAAAGTAGAACCTAAACATTTAGGTGTGGGAATGTATCAGCATGATCTACCAGAGAAGCAATTGTTAGCGGCATTAAATGAGGTGAATATAAAATCCAATAGCTTTAAGATTCAAGATGAAGTAATTAATTGACAAATTCAATAACAACTATAAAAATGACTACAGGTTGTTTCAGAGGTTGTGAGCTTTGTAGGCGTGGATGTGAACACTGCATCTCAGTGTCTTTTAAGAAGAGTTGCAGGTTTGAATGCATCCAGGGCAAACAACATTATAGAATGGAGATCCGAATTTGGACCGTTTAAAAATAGGCAACAATTACTGGATGTGAAAGGAATTGGGAACAAGGTGTTCGAACAATGTGCTGGCTTCATTAGGATATTGCCAGAGACTTCGATGAATGATAATTCTGAGAAACGCAAGCCTGCTAAGAAGTCTAAGCAGACATATAACTTATTAGATCAGTCTTGGATCCATCCTGAATCGTACAAAATAGCCGAACGTttcttgaaatattgcaattgTAACTTGGAGAATTTCGGAACTACGGAGTTCATCGAAAAAGTAAAATCGTGTGCTGACGAAGGGCTCGCTGGTTTGGCCCAGAAACTTGATACTAACGAGACGACTATGGACGTGATAGTCAAAGGCTTATCTATGAAGAAGGACGAGGATATACGATTAAAGACTCGTACTCCTCTTTTTCGAAAGAGTTTGCTCAGTATTAATGATTTGAGCGCGGGGATAACAGTCACGGGTGCGATAAGAAACATTACACACTTTGGAGTGTTTGTGGATATAGGAGCGGGTAGAGACGGGCTTATACCAACGAAATGGTTAAAGAATTCGGTAGTTTCGATAGGTCAGCGTGTAGAGGTGAAAGTACTTTCAGTAGATGTTGACCGCAAAAGAATTGGCTTAGAATTAATTaacgtattataatatttaatttattatgaatataagaataaattctaattttttacaCAAGGGTCTTTATTTTTCCCAAATGATGAAACGTGTCACCCAATGATCTTTTGTTGGACTAGGCACAGAGAATGAAATATATCTGGTGTACATCTGTAATTCAcccttttttctctcgtaaAGTAAGAACTGTTGAGAACTCTATGAATAAACATAAACGCGGAATACACGTGGAATAGCATTTGCATATTTCACGCACCACTTATTCCGGGTTAATGACGGATAATAAATTGTCCCTTAATTTTGGTAGATAGAACAGTCTGTGCTTTTATACAATACTTAACTTACCACTATGCTTCAaactgatattttatttataatactctAAATAGGTAATGCGATTGATTGTAACGACCTAGGGAATCTTAAGTGCGGCAATACTTCACGAAATATGTAGCTGGAATCGAGCTACAAATTTCGAATACAGAGAAGGAACAGAATCTATTCCGTGAGTTGAGAAGTGGCAGAGACGAATTCTGAACACGTCCCGAGGTGTCTCTCCCTAAGGAAGGCAGTTCGAGGTTGCGCGATGGTCAGATGTTACTCTGCATCGGATGCTGCAGCGAAAAGTCACAGACGCGCTCTCAGATGTGCAATCCTTCGATGTCAATTggttaaattattttcgtttcattttacGTCTATCTTTTCACTTGAGAAGATAGAAATTGATCATAAAGTTACGATAGATCACAAAATTATCCAGAGAATTCTTTGTTATctcattttataatttcatatttatttatcaattcTACCACGTTTAATCGATCGTACGATTAATTCTTTACGCTGGTCGTGGACGTAGTTAAAACACAGCACGAGCATTCGCGCATACAACTTAACGAGACGCAATTTGACATTGTCTCGTGCCACATTCTTACGTACCAGACGCAACACGCTAACACGATCATCCCCTTCGTTCGTCCCATTTCCTCACTTTTCCTATGCATGTTACTTTTCCTACACGTTACTACTCGGCtacatataattttcagataATAACACCGCTCCAGACAAGTACGAGAAGAtttgaaacgaacgaaaccTAAAAATCTCTGATCCcgtcacacacacacacacacacacacacacacacacacacacacacacacacacacacacacacacacacacacacacacacacacacacacacacacacacacacacacacacacacacacacacacacacacacacacacacacacacacacacacacacacacacacacacacacacacacacacacacacacacacacacacacacacacacacacacacacacacacacacacacacacacacacacacacacacacacacacacacacacacacacacacacacacacacacacacacacacacacacacacacacacacacacacacacacacacacacacacacacacacacacacacacacacacacacacacacacacacacacacacacacacacacacacacacacacacacacacacacacacacacacacacacacacacacacacacacacacacacacacacacacacacacacacacacacacacacacacacacacacacacacacacacacacacacacacacacacacacacacacacacacacacacacacacacacacacacacacacacacacacacacacacacacacacacacacacacacacacacacacacacacacacacacacacacacacacacacacacacaataagaagaaaaaagaaagaaagaagacaaCGAAAATGCGcgtgaaattaaaagtaacTGCCATTGTTTAAATCATTGTAGAAATTGCAGCGAGTTTCTAACGGGTATCGTTACCGTGGATAAATGCAAATATTATCCACGATTTTTACAAGAATCTAGCCGCGTTAGTTCCAATTAAAACTAATCCCCTTATTCTTTGTCCAGGCGACGCGGGCTCCGTTCTTTTCTGCTGCTCCTCGATTCTTCGTGTCTcccttcctcttctttctttctcgtagACGATTTTTCGCCTGGAACATGCTGAGGCTCGAGTATCCAGTCAGCGATGGAATCTGAAACACTTGGAATATCGTTTAGGTGCGAGGAAAAATTCGAATCACTGCGAACGTGATTCTAACTCTTGAAACTTTCGATAAGTACCGCAAGTATCGATAAGCTCGAAAGTCTTGAAAGATTCGACAGATTTTGATAGCTTGGTAAGCTGTCAATGTTTTAACAggcatttttaatttatacgtTTTCGTTCAAGCGGTGCATCGAGCATAAAGCGTTTATGAAAGCCCATAGCGTTCGATTTATCACAAACACGTTTACATTCACCGATATTCACGACAGTATTCATCGATGACAGGACTTTTTACGTTATTTCGTAACGATTGAGTCGATCAACCAACAAATTTCGAATAGCTGGGAACAGTATAAAATGAACAAAGTGCTGTACAACGATTGATCGTAATTAATGtaacattttacaaaaatgaaatatcgttgCCCATaggcaaagctaaaaaataTCGCCTGACAGTCTACGTGTTATAATTATTAGCTTTAGCTAGCcattagtaataataaataatacacaAGTAAACAAACGTGGAATATGTAGGTGTCAAGAAATTACAGTTAACCCAGCGTTTGCAGTTCCCAGAAGACGTTTGACTCTTCAGCTGTGCGCTGGATTTTCCTACTTTTCTCTACGAGATCGAGAACGAAacttacatttcgtacatgtTCATCGCGAGGATCGCGCGGTAATAACGTGGCTCGTCGAAATTAACAGAACACGCAGCGCGAGACTTCGGCGTGGCCCTCGGCTGCAGCATTAAACGTTTCACGATCATTTGATCTTGCCAACGATCCTCACGCTTCTTGGCGACACACCATCGTATCCAGCTTGCGTTTCCGCGTTGATTCCGCCGCGATGACGCGTCTAGAGTGGCGGAAGGTTGCGAGCTTTTAATTTGTCGATAACACGGCGAGGCTCGAGAGAGAAAGCGGAGGCGTAAGAAAACACGGAACAGCTCGTCGGGACGAAGCGGGGATTCCCCTGTGTGTACGCAGAACAATGGCGAAAAAGCTAAAAAACCGTAGCGCGGATACACCTACAGTCGGAGACAAAAATAAATGGCCAGATGGTGGGAAGAAGTATCGACGAAGTTTCGCGTCtacttaatttatttattttttatttattcgtacGTTCTACGGAGGAAGAAACCTGTACAAAACTGTACAACGTACTTTTACTTATTTCGTACTTGTACGTTCGATCATCCCGTAAGTAACGTGGTTTTCTTCTAAGAAGCGAGAAGTTTCAGAGGCTGGGCTAACGAATTACAAAAAGTACGAGAAAATTCATCATCGATGGATCGTCGACAGGTAACTTTTTAGTTTCGTCTGGTATGCGAAAACCAACCGAACTGTCTACCGAATTTACTTATGGAATGATCTGATAATTAATTGTTCGGTAATTGTCTTCTTCTGTCATATTCGAGCGTTCGTCGACAGAGTTTCGTGATCGATTTGTTATCACGTAAAATGGGAATCGCCTCGATACGAAAACGAATTGCTCGCTGCTATTGGGAAAAGACAGAAGGACGAGTAACCGTCGAACTTAGGATGACAAACAACAGCCGAAAACAGGAAAAGTTGGCGAAGAAAGAGACTAAATCAAACGGTAGATCTGCTTATATCGTCGGGAAGAATATGGTGCGGGCTTCTTTGCAAGAAGATTGGTTACACTGTACGTACACGGTGTAATAGATGGGCATACGGAGACCGTATCGGCTAGGGAATGGAGGAACCTAATCATTCTCCACGTATGGGGGTCTTATCCAGCCCATTGGGCAAAATCGGAAGAAATTAGAGGTTTCGTTTTATCATTATCTCGATCAGTTAGCTGTAGCGACCTTTTTGAAAAGCGTGCAGCTAAAATGTGCAGAGGACGAAGGAAACGGCTGTATACGATCtcgtaataattatttatatctttctatttgttcgttttatttcgtctcggtctGCAAATATTCGAAAGATCTTAAAATTTACCGATATATCTTAGTTTTCACTGGAATTGCAATTTAAATAGCAAATTCTAGCTACTTTTCACGCGTGACGAGTGTACTCGTGAGAAACAGCCAACtggataaataataaaacacaTCTTCAaaattctctttctctcgttcttcTCTCTTGTTCATTACGAAAATATCCAAATAGAATTACAGTTCGCTTCGTGCAATCTCCCTTGCCAATTACCAAGTTACCAAAGTATAATCTGACAAAGCTTATATAGCGATAAGTAAACGTATAGAATTTGTAAGGAGCTGCGTGTAAACCCGAAAGTCCCGCGAAGCTCTAATAAATCCATTCGCAAAAATTCGCATAAATAAATTCGCAAAGTTGAGCGTTTTAATACGGGATTTTCCTCTACGCGAATTAACATTTAGCAAACGGTggaaacgaatatatttcCATTTTTGACACAGGCAAGGCAGCGTTCAGCGAAGCTTCGTTGGTAGCCGGTTGCCGCTAACTTGTCCACGATATTTTCGTTGTCGACTGTACGTACGTTTGGACGAGAAGACACGACAGAGCGTAGTCGTGGATAGAAGTAACGAGACGCGTAGCTCAGCTGCGAGAACGTAACACGCTTTGGCGAACTAGGTTTTACTTCGTTATTGTATATTCGTGGACCTTGTTCCAAAgctacgctgcaactttcagCGCGTAATCTGCCACGCTTTTGTCTCGCGGATTCTCCCAAAAGCTTATCCTGTTTTCGTCTTCTGTCAGCCGCCTTCGCAATTGCGAATAAATTTCGCACGACTGCCATGTATCGGATTGATGGATAGCAAGTAGGTCGCGAGTATTCGGCGTCGACTTTACCAACGATCCTACTACTTAGTGACGGGTTCGAGATACGTTTCTCCGCATTTCCACTGTGTTTTTTAAGGGGGTGTCCTGAATTAGAATGTTCCGAAACAGCGTTTCTTTGTGATTTCTtttagaagggaaagaaagaaatgaagttattgaattttgaggtatggttttatatatgtttaacgaatacaaacaaaaatttttttaagtaaaaaaagaaaaattataacagaTTTCTAAGCCTATTTCATGGGCGTCTTGTCGCTGCAGTCTTCAATCGGCCAGGAAGATCTACCTCGTAATTCTTGACTGGAACAAAGAACCAAAAGGGGATTAAATTACTATATACTTTTCTTCTGGGTGAACTAAAAAAGTTCGTggaaaagtttatttaaataattgttatagcaccttaaagtttatttttctttttttttatttcacatttttttctGCCGTTGTTTAGTTCAtccagaagaaaaatatacaataactTAATCCCTTTTCGGTTTTCTGTTCAGTCTGTGTTCAATCAGCCGattgaatttcttttaaaacaaatttctttgtATTCATTAAACCATATATAAAACCATacctcaaaattcaataacttcatttccttctttcccttctaaaaaaaaaacccCAAAGGAACGCTGTTTCAGACCGTTCTAATTCGGGACATCCCCTTAACCCTTTGCAGTTCGTAGTGAGAAACGATACGTTGAGACAGGTGGATTGCCAGACGAATAATTAGAGACGACAGTGAGTAATAGAAATTTCACAGATGTATTCTTCTTACGTTACTTAGACTGCTGGCTTAGCTAGTTCGATTATTGAACTGCGCTACACGCAGCACGAGCAACGTGAAACGTGTTGCTTGACGGAAAAGAATGTGGAGAGTAGAACGCGTTTACACGCAGTGGCGAAGCAAAGGAAGCACGTGGCACATGGTAGCGAATAATGAAAACGGAGAAAGATTAGGCAGCGACGTAACAAGTAACATGGCAAAGTACCAAGGCAATCGTCGAAGACGCTCTGCGAAGAAGCTTCAGACGTTGGCagtaattttgttttaaatacaGGCAGTCGctggaaagaaataaaagatgaaATCGCGAGACCGAAATCTCGGCGCGTTAACGATACGACGTTGAGCGAACATTGCGAAACTCGAAGAATCGGAAATACGTGGCTCGATAAAGGTCGCGATAGTCTGAAATCCGACCGACTAGATTGCGGCTAAGACTGGAATTTCAACGCGACGGATTTCACCTCTCCGCGAATATTCTACGGAAATAAGAAAGGTACAGATAGAATGGAAGAGCGGTGCTTTTCGTTCgcgattttgaaaaaatatgttcTTCCTAAACGCGTTCTTTTTTGTCCGTCTTCGTGGTTTCTTTCTTTGGAGCAACAAATACCCGTGAGATGCTACTCTGCTCTTGACGTTGCGAGTGATCCATTACGCGTGAAAGAATCTCGTGCGTAGATTCCCTTTTGGGAAGAATTTATCGATTCTCGATGACGAACGTAACGCGTGTAACGAGGAGACGATAAAAGGCACATCGCTGCGAGAAAATCGGAACAGGTGGTCCGTGACGTGCGGAATCGTCACGACGTAATTAATCATCGTCGTATCTCTCTAGGAATCGCGCGATCTCTTTATCCCTTTCGTCTCCAATTTTTAGATCGTTTAAACGCCTGTATCGTGTCTGTGGCAGACAAAAGCCAGGAACCAAGCCTTCTGACCAGGCAACGGAATGACACCGGGTATTAAGAAGAACCGCGGAGCTTCGCCGAAGCGTAGGTGAAAAGAAAACAAGGGATACCGGGGTTTCGTGAGTTGCAGCAGGGGCCACAATGGCGTAACGACAAAATATAGGCTGATATTGCGAAGCGGTGAGCGTGTAGGTTGCAGCCCCCCGGGTGAAAAGTAGTTTCAGAGCGTCTAGTCTAGTCTAACAATGGCGCGTATGAAAAGCGGGAAGAAAAAGCGGAACGCATGAAAAGCGTACCGGAAAATAAAGAGGAGATAGAGAGCGAAGGCAAAAGAGGCAGCCAGGCTGGTGAATTCAATGCCAAGGTTTCGAGCCTTCGGTTAAatcgatattcgatattttccgTTCACGAGCTGATACGGTCCGCGTTGCAGCAATATTATCGCGTTTCACGTGTCTCTTCCTTTTGCTCTATTTCATTTCCTCGTCTTCTTATTTAAATTGCTATTTAACGAGTCTGTACGACGATGATCGTTTAAACACGCGAAGAGTAACATTTCTACAGATTTATCGCGATCCTAGAAGACGGCGTTTTTAGCAATGAAATTAACCCTTTTCTAATAAATCACGTCGTTCTGATCCTTACACTCGTTACTAGTTTCTCTTCGTTCTTTCTTAATTGCACAACTTAGGAGAACTGTACCCTCGTGCAACTATTCGGTAGAACAAAGTGTCGCGTTGTTTAAGCTTGTCACCGTGGAATATGTCAACGTTCGTGTACCTTCAGAATTTATTCGTTTCTCGCTAAGTATTTGTCCAGATCGACATAATTTAACAGAGGCGTTAACTCCACGACTATACACGCGCGCGGAATTCTACGAAGTTACGCGTGCACCCGCAAAAATCGACTTTCATTCCGCTACCCCCGTTTCATCCGCCTCTTTAAACATTTTCTTCTCTTGAGCTAAATATCCGTAAGAATCGTCCAtctaaatacaaatatcctCTAACTTTTCTTACTATCTGCCAATGGAACGAGGAGCTTGCATCACCAAGACCTTTCTACGAGTACACCTTTCGATCGTTCCCGTCAGCTACGAGAATGAAAAAGCTTCGCGCGGCATTCTTCTTGTTGCCTATCGAGCCGAAAATAAATAGCAAGCGGAATATCCTTACTTTATCGAGCGTTCGACGACACAGGGCCGGGCCGGGCCGGTTACGCCGGTATCGAAAGCGCTGCCGAAGATTACAATAATTTTCCCGACCGATTCGAACGTTGGATGCGTGTAGAGCAAAGGGGATGGTCACGTAGCAACGATTTGCTGCTTATCGCGCGTGCCTCCTAGTTTTCTAGATCGTTTCACTTTTGGCCTGTAAGCGAGCTTTCTATTTTCCATCGAGAATACGCTCGACTGTGCGGTATTGTGTGTCGCATCGAATATACGTCGCGGCCTGTTCCGCCCACCGACGTCGCCCGATTTATCCGATTGCTCCGAGGAAATCAATCGCAACCCTCTCTCTTGCGAATGTCGCCACTCCTCTATATCCTGGTCATTTTCAAAGAATTCCGGACGAGCTTGAATCTTTTAACGACGAACGCACACTAGCAGATGCGAGTGCACTATTATTACGTTTTCAGCGACCGATagatatttatttagataGATATTTATGATAGATAGATATTTTACGCTTTTGCGTTCCAGTTTACGCGATTCGCTGTCTCGATCTATCGACTAATGGATTTTAGGTCTTGATCAGGCTAATCGCATTGCGAAAATGCGTTTGAACAATTTCAGGAGATCGATAAGGTAGGAAGTTACAGGTGCAGAGAGTGTGGCGGAATGTACAGGCGGCCGTAAGGCGATTACTTATGCACAGATAAGAAGAAAACATAGAATGAAATTTCTCCGAGGAAATcggatttgaaaatttatcaactATACTTGAACATGACCGATTCCACGCCGGACAAGAGCGAATAATCGGCAAGAGGTTGTTCAACGAGCGAGGATGAGTGGAACATGTATTTTTGTTTGCTTGGTTTACGAGagaattaaatttgaaaatttatcgtacTCTATCGTCTTGAAAACGAAGCCTTAAAttccttatttttcatttgttttcaCATGTACGATTATTTCCTGCCGATTGCTTACCTATACCTGGCTGATAATTATTCAGCCTAAAGCTCGGTTTTTTCGGACGAAAAAATCTTCCTGTACGTCTCTTTCTTACTCTTTCATCGGGTTATTATCGTGCACACCTTATGCTCGTTCGTACGTGCATTATTCGGCCGCGCCCTGTACACGCTACGATTTCATTGGCGAACGAGGAGATTGATCGTGCAATTGCGGACAATATCGTCCCTTCTTA encodes:
- the LOC126870940 gene encoding S1 RNA-binding domain-containing protein 1, whose translation is MKRSIRQVSRASKIIISSSDSEGESADVSSDENYVPTKAPQKKRKTITNSTKRTVSLSKNSKQIVTKLGRKKIKTELIDNTNESVDLNKKIQNKNAKIKKEELQNSDAENIKQILKDISLKSTELKEWTVEDYVSEVNNIEQRIVENVIKLFNNDNTIPFIARYRRDMTGGMEPDELRALKESLDHAKVIKQRANTILKSIDKLGQWSPAMHSAVVSAKSLDDLEHIYSFFKPASKRTLAERAKELGLGSVSDFVLQGQALPPLSSFIDSTKDGLKTEQQIIDGIVHIIADIINKNKTVFDKVKELQSKSAIKIQITECKTNSKSEDSKEKDAQRKYETYYDFSANTKYIKPHQILAINRGEAQKFLTVKMIIPDFFENGFKAHCYKQYNAAITASKLHSKLLNDSINYAYTKLIKPLVIRRVRSEMKQKAETASIEVFVTNVKQLLLTPPVRGKIILAIDPGFSHGCKLAVISEQGDVLETDVIYPHTKGKKSYNESADVLVALVTKYKATILALGNATACRETEMFLNKLIKSNAFGSIEVSYTIVDEAGASIYSCGPEAKSEFPDLDTNLISAISIARRLQDPLAELVKVEPKHLGVGMYQHDLPEKQLLAALNEVVSEVVSFVGVDVNTASQCLLRRVAGLNASRANNIIEWRSEFGPFKNRQQLLDVKGIGNKVFEQCAGFIRILPETSMNDNSEKRKPAKKSKQTYNLLDQSWIHPESYKIAERFLKYCNCNLENFGTTEFIEKVKSCADEGLAGLAQKLDTNETTMDVIVKGLSMKKDEDIRLKTRTPLFRKSLLSINDLSAGITVTGAIRNITHFGVFVDIGAGRDGLIPTKWLKNSVVSIGQRVEVKVLSVDVDRKRIGLELINVL